The following proteins are co-located in the Hydrogenophaga sp. RAC07 genome:
- a CDS encoding flavin-dependent oxidoreductase, producing the protein MTQPRVAVVGGGIAGLSLALNLHQRGMACDVYESVPEVRELGVGITLLPHAMRELAALGLQPALEAVGIENLESVFFNRFGQYIYREPRGRHAGYAVPEIGIHRGKLHRILFDAALQRLGAERIHTGHRCTHVTQDALGATVHFTDAQGAAREPVQADIVVACDGIHSAVRKQFHPQDKLAFAGINTWRGVTRHKPILGGKSYMRVGSIKTGKMVIYPIVDNVDGQGNQLINWMAEIQRPGDAMNDWNQGGQVNDFVGIFEDWRFDWLDVPALIRGAEQVLEYPMVDKDPLDQWTFGRVTLMGDAAHPMYPRGSNGSAQALIDARTLATELARQPDAVAALNAYEAQRREATSRVVQTNRNVPPDFINIKVDELSGDKPFRHIDDLISQAELREISDSYKKIAGFSLEALKS; encoded by the coding sequence ATGACCCAGCCCCGTGTGGCCGTGGTGGGCGGCGGCATCGCCGGCCTGTCGCTGGCGTTGAATCTGCACCAGCGGGGCATGGCCTGCGACGTGTACGAGAGCGTGCCCGAAGTGCGCGAACTCGGCGTGGGCATCACCTTGCTGCCCCACGCCATGCGTGAACTCGCCGCGCTGGGACTGCAGCCCGCGCTGGAAGCGGTGGGCATCGAAAACCTGGAGAGCGTGTTCTTCAACCGCTTCGGTCAGTACATCTACCGCGAACCGCGTGGGCGCCACGCGGGTTACGCCGTCCCCGAAATCGGCATCCACCGCGGCAAGTTGCACCGTATCCTGTTCGACGCGGCCCTGCAGCGCCTGGGGGCCGAGCGCATCCACACGGGACACCGCTGCACGCACGTCACGCAAGACGCCCTTGGCGCAACGGTGCATTTCACCGATGCCCAGGGCGCGGCCCGCGAGCCGGTGCAGGCCGACATCGTGGTGGCCTGCGACGGCATCCATTCGGCCGTGCGCAAGCAGTTCCACCCCCAGGACAAGCTGGCCTTCGCCGGCATCAACACTTGGCGCGGCGTGACCCGCCACAAGCCCATCCTGGGCGGCAAGAGTTACATGCGCGTGGGTTCCATCAAGACCGGCAAGATGGTGATTTACCCCATCGTGGACAACGTGGACGGGCAGGGCAACCAGCTCATCAACTGGATGGCCGAGATCCAGCGACCGGGCGACGCCATGAACGACTGGAACCAGGGCGGCCAGGTGAACGACTTCGTGGGCATCTTTGAAGACTGGCGGTTCGACTGGCTGGATGTGCCTGCGCTGATCCGCGGCGCGGAGCAGGTGCTGGAGTACCCGATGGTGGACAAGGATCCGCTGGACCAGTGGACGTTTGGCCGCGTGACCTTGATGGGTGATGCCGCGCACCCCATGTACCCGCGGGGTTCGAACGGTTCGGCCCAGGCCCTGATCGATGCCCGCACCCTGGCCACCGAACTGGCGCGCCAACCCGACGCTGTTGCCGCGCTGAACGCCTACGAAGCCCAGCGACGCGAGGCCACCAGCCGGGTGGTGCAGACCAACCGCAACGTGCCGCCCGACTTCATCAACATCAAGGTGGACGAACTCAGTGGCGACAAACCGTTTCGCCACATCGACGACCTCATCAGCCAGGCCGAACTGCGAGAGATTTCCGACAGCTACAAGAAGATCGCCGGCTTTTCGCTCGAAGCCCTGAAGAGCTGA
- a CDS encoding Bug family tripartite tricarboxylate transporter substrate binding protein yields the protein MKTTSLKLMAGLVLLAGSLGLQAQTWPSQPIKIIVPFTPGTGMDTIARAVGPRLSERLGQPVIVQNTPGASGNIGADAVAKSNPDGHTLLMGANTMLMASQIYKNVPFDPVKDFSSVSLAAWGTLMLVANPKTNLRTMSELVTAAKAKPGSVTFGSPGVGTPHHMAMELFKARTGLFMLHVPYRGTAGYTNDLLGGEIMVGFLPVHIAQGFVKAGRLNALAVGSPKRHPVAPEVATFGELGVKDVEVDLWYAFFSPSKTPAPVVSKLNTEIATIMRLPEIKDLLGRAGMDAAASTTDELTALVAKDYPRWGDVIRRNGVKPE from the coding sequence ATGAAAACAACGTCGCTCAAACTGATGGCCGGACTGGTGCTGCTGGCCGGTTCGCTGGGTCTGCAGGCGCAGACCTGGCCCAGCCAGCCCATCAAGATCATCGTGCCGTTCACACCCGGCACCGGCATGGACACCATTGCCCGCGCCGTCGGCCCACGCCTGAGCGAACGGCTCGGCCAACCGGTGATCGTGCAGAACACGCCCGGCGCCAGCGGCAACATCGGCGCCGATGCGGTGGCCAAGTCGAACCCGGACGGCCACACCCTGTTGATGGGCGCCAACACCATGTTGATGGCCTCGCAGATCTACAAGAACGTGCCGTTTGACCCGGTGAAGGACTTCTCGTCGGTGTCCCTGGCCGCCTGGGGCACGCTGATGTTGGTCGCCAATCCCAAGACCAACCTGCGCACGATGTCCGAGCTCGTGACAGCGGCCAAGGCCAAGCCGGGATCGGTCACGTTCGGCTCGCCAGGCGTCGGCACGCCGCACCACATGGCCATGGAGCTGTTCAAGGCCCGCACCGGCCTGTTCATGCTGCACGTGCCCTACCGTGGCACCGCCGGTTACACCAACGATCTGCTGGGCGGCGAAATCATGGTGGGCTTTCTGCCAGTGCACATTGCGCAGGGCTTCGTGAAGGCCGGCCGGCTCAACGCACTGGCCGTCGGCAGTCCGAAGCGGCACCCGGTGGCGCCCGAGGTGGCCACCTTCGGCGAGCTGGGCGTGAAGGACGTGGAAGTCGACCTCTGGTACGCCTTCTTCTCCCCTTCCAAGACGCCCGCGCCGGTGGTGAGCAAGCTCAACACCGAGATCGCCACCATCATGCGTTTGCCCGAAATCAAGGACTTGCTGGGCCGTGCCGGCATGGACGCCGCCGCTTCCACCACCGACGAACTCACCGCCCTGGTCGCCAAGGACTACCCGCGCTGGGGCGATGTGATCCGGCGCAACGGCGTCAAGCCCGAGTGA
- a CDS encoding amidohydrolase family protein: MQLPDPSSTRHPGPAPYLRIATEEAFAPPEMLEIYRRILSGANVDPGFRGLMGFYMSSPSERAQHIMRCLTDMDALRLKHMDDCGVDMQVLALTSPGVQVMDKATAVSFARIANDYLADAIRRHPTRFAGMIAVAPQDPQAAAKEIERGVSQLGMNAVVINSHTQGEYLSDTKFWDIFAAAEAHDAPIYLHPNSLPPGMYEPFMEAGLDGAIYGFGVETGLHALRIITAGVFDRFPKLRLILGHMGEALPFWAYRLDYMHRATVKSQRYDSVKPLRRQPSDYLRENVYITNSGVAWEPAIKFSQDFLGADRVLYAMDYPYQHAVDEVIALDGMTMSPEHKKRFFQTNAETVFKIPPR; encoded by the coding sequence ATGCAGCTGCCGGACCCATCGTCCACCCGCCACCCGGGACCCGCGCCCTATTTGCGCATTGCCACCGAAGAGGCGTTTGCCCCGCCCGAGATGCTGGAGATCTACCGGCGCATCCTCAGCGGCGCCAACGTGGACCCCGGCTTCCGGGGTCTGATGGGCTTTTACATGAGCAGCCCGAGCGAGCGCGCCCAGCACATCATGCGGTGCCTGACCGACATGGACGCACTGCGGCTGAAGCACATGGACGACTGTGGCGTGGACATGCAGGTGCTCGCGCTGACGTCGCCGGGCGTGCAGGTCATGGACAAGGCCACCGCGGTGTCGTTCGCCCGCATTGCCAACGACTACCTGGCCGACGCAATCCGCCGCCACCCGACGCGCTTCGCCGGCATGATCGCCGTGGCGCCGCAAGACCCGCAGGCCGCGGCCAAGGAAATCGAGCGCGGCGTGAGCCAGCTCGGCATGAACGCCGTGGTGATCAACTCGCACACCCAGGGCGAATACCTGTCGGACACCAAGTTCTGGGACATCTTCGCCGCCGCCGAAGCCCACGACGCGCCGATTTACCTGCACCCCAATTCGTTGCCACCGGGCATGTACGAGCCCTTTATGGAAGCCGGGCTGGACGGCGCGATCTATGGCTTTGGCGTGGAGACCGGTTTGCATGCCTTGCGCATCATCACGGCAGGTGTCTTCGATCGCTTTCCCAAGCTGCGCCTGATCCTGGGTCACATGGGCGAGGCCTTGCCGTTCTGGGCTTACCGGCTGGACTACATGCACCGCGCCACGGTGAAGTCGCAGCGCTACGACAGCGTGAAACCGCTGCGCCGCCAGCCCAGCGACTACCTGCGCGAAAACGTGTACATCACCAACAGCGGCGTGGCGTGGGAGCCGGCCATCAAGTTCAGTCAGGATTTCCTGGGCGCCGACCGCGTGCTCTATGCGATGGACTACCCTTACCAGCACGCGGTGGATGAGGTGATCGCGCTGGATGGCATGACCATGAGCCCCGAGCACAAGAAGCGCTTTTTCCAGACGAACGCAGAGACCGTGTTCAAGATCCCTCCGCGCTGA
- a CDS encoding LysR family transcriptional regulator — MDTLANLKAFVASAETGSFSAAARQFDLVPSVISKRVEQLEWRIRAPLFTRTTRKLTLTDVGERYLPVVRALVRQVDDALAGMAQASGELEGHIRIKIPTTLGVLNLSDLLSRFLAEQPLVSMEIVLADRSVNPLEEGFDIAIGARPESYGQVKDLPLCPVRRQLCAAPAYLQRRGTPQRPADLMDHDCLAFATSGTRWEFQGPQGLVGVDVRAKLKSNDGMALRQAALDGMGITLLADYLVAPSLATSSLQVVLPDYKLPDLWLKALVPANRIDLPRIRSLLHWLTLQLQSTSLGSAPAIQSDAWRQ; from the coding sequence ATGGACACACTGGCCAACCTCAAAGCGTTCGTGGCAAGCGCCGAAACGGGCAGCTTCTCGGCTGCTGCGCGGCAGTTCGACCTCGTTCCCTCGGTCATCAGCAAACGGGTCGAGCAGCTGGAGTGGCGCATCCGGGCGCCCCTCTTCACGCGAACCACCCGCAAGCTCACCTTGACCGACGTGGGCGAGCGCTACTTGCCCGTGGTGCGGGCGCTGGTGCGCCAGGTGGACGACGCGCTGGCCGGCATGGCCCAGGCCAGTGGCGAATTGGAGGGGCACATCCGCATCAAGATCCCGACCACGCTGGGTGTGTTGAACCTGAGCGACCTGCTCAGCCGCTTTCTGGCCGAACAACCCCTGGTCAGCATGGAGATCGTGCTGGCGGACCGCTCGGTCAATCCGCTGGAAGAAGGCTTCGACATCGCCATCGGTGCCCGCCCCGAGTCCTACGGCCAAGTGAAGGACCTCCCGCTGTGCCCCGTCCGCCGCCAGCTGTGTGCCGCACCCGCGTACCTGCAGCGCCGGGGCACGCCCCAGCGTCCGGCCGACCTGATGGATCACGACTGCCTGGCGTTTGCCACCTCGGGAACGCGCTGGGAGTTCCAAGGGCCGCAGGGGCTGGTGGGGGTGGATGTGCGCGCCAAGCTCAAAAGCAACGACGGCATGGCGCTGCGCCAGGCCGCGCTGGACGGCATGGGCATCACGCTGCTGGCGGACTACCTCGTAGCCCCTTCTTTGGCCACCAGCAGCCTGCAGGTGGTGCTGCCGGACTACAAGTTGCCCGACCTGTGGCTCAAGGCGCTGGTGCCGGCCAACCGCATCGACCTTCCCCGCATCCGAAGCCTGCTGCATTGGCTCACCTTGCAACTGCAGTCGACTTCGCTGGGGAGCGCACCGGCCATTCAGTCCGATGCCTGGCGCCAGTAG
- a CDS encoding GNAT family N-acetyltransferase, protein MLDAADIDAIERATLQAVAPEVVESLPGWLLPMDHGTVGRARSAVPLHHGQHDPELLPAIMARYAALGFEPRLRLPDLASFQPWFDALTLRGWRREQPTLTMTGEVQRLLDLPAGPPADLDTTPDAEWMAMFLGEGLDPADGASRSRTLGRATGTLFASVRERGQMVACGAASFGHGWLGVHGMRTAAARRGQGLAGRVLIAMAAEAARRGLTCVFLQVDASNQPALALYRRAGLTVAWRYAYWRQASD, encoded by the coding sequence ATGCTCGACGCAGCCGACATCGACGCCATCGAACGCGCCACGCTGCAGGCGGTGGCACCCGAGGTGGTGGAGTCGCTGCCCGGCTGGCTGCTGCCCATGGACCACGGCACCGTGGGCCGCGCCCGCAGCGCCGTGCCGCTGCACCACGGACAGCACGACCCCGAACTGCTGCCTGCCATCATGGCGCGTTACGCCGCACTGGGATTCGAGCCGCGTTTGCGCCTGCCCGATCTGGCGTCCTTTCAGCCCTGGTTTGACGCCCTGACACTGCGCGGCTGGCGGCGCGAACAGCCCACCCTGACCATGACCGGCGAAGTTCAGCGTTTGCTGGATTTGCCGGCCGGCCCGCCGGCGGACCTGGACACCACGCCGGATGCCGAGTGGATGGCCATGTTCCTGGGCGAGGGCCTGGACCCCGCCGATGGTGCCAGCCGCTCGCGAACGCTTGGCCGTGCCACCGGCACCCTGTTTGCCTCGGTGCGTGAGCGGGGGCAAATGGTGGCCTGCGGCGCTGCTTCGTTCGGCCATGGGTGGCTGGGTGTGCACGGCATGCGCACGGCGGCGGCCCGGCGCGGTCAGGGTCTGGCTGGGCGCGTGCTGATCGCCATGGCCGCCGAGGCGGCGCGTCGGGGTCTGACATGCGTCTTCTTGCAGGTCGATGCGAGCAACCAGCCCGCACTGGCCCTGTACCGCCGCGCCGGCCTCACCGTGGCATGGCGCTACGCCTACTGGCGCCAGGCATCGGACTGA
- a CDS encoding molybdenum cofactor biosynthesis protein MoaE, producing the protein MSARVSIQTEDFDLSTEVAHLREAEKGIGAVCSFIGTVRDRNDGLSVSTMELEHYPGMTEKSIEAMIDEAHRRFDIFGARVIHRVGLLQPLDQIVLVAVSSAHRGQSFQACEFLMDYLKTQAPFWKKEQTPEGARWVDARVSDDAALARWGIAATNS; encoded by the coding sequence ATGAGCGCTCGCGTCAGCATCCAGACCGAAGACTTCGACCTCAGCACCGAGGTTGCCCATCTGCGCGAAGCGGAAAAGGGCATTGGCGCGGTCTGCAGCTTCATCGGCACGGTCAGGGATCGCAATGACGGTCTGAGCGTCAGCACCATGGAGCTGGAGCACTATCCGGGCATGACCGAAAAATCCATCGAGGCCATGATCGACGAGGCGCACCGCCGTTTCGACATCTTCGGCGCACGCGTCATCCATCGCGTGGGGTTGTTGCAGCCGCTGGACCAGATCGTGCTGGTGGCCGTGAGTTCGGCGCACCGCGGCCAAAGCTTCCAGGCCTGCGAATTCCTCATGGACTACCTCAAGACCCAGGCGCCGTTCTGGAAAAAAGAGCAGACGCCCGAGGGCGCGCGCTGGGTGGACGCACGCGTGAGCGACGACGCTGCGTTGGCGCGCTGGGGCATCGCCGCCACCAACAGCTGA
- the moaD gene encoding molybdopterin converting factor subunit 1 produces MKVQLRYFASIREALGTGSEALDTQARTLAELRAELVARGGAYAEALAPGNSVRVALNQTMSDETAVLSEGAEVGFFPPVTGG; encoded by the coding sequence ATGAAAGTCCAGCTGCGTTATTTCGCTTCCATCCGCGAGGCCCTGGGCACCGGCAGCGAAGCCCTCGACACCCAGGCCCGCACGCTGGCCGAGCTGCGGGCCGAGCTCGTGGCGCGCGGCGGCGCTTATGCCGAGGCGCTCGCGCCTGGCAATTCGGTGCGTGTGGCCTTGAACCAGACCATGAGCGACGAAACCGCTGTGCTCAGCGAGGGCGCCGAGGTGGGTTTCTTTCCGCCTGTGACTGGGGGCTGA
- a CDS encoding molybdopterin molybdotransferase MoeA: protein MTSSQPPQHRAPLKSLDDALVNLLAHARPLTGVETVTSFAADGRVLAQDLVSALQVPPNDNSSMDGYALRAADVTEPGKVLAVTQRIAAGHAGEPLEPGTCARIFTGAPMPAGADAVVMQEDTIEVGGSIHGVHIQAVPQPGQWVRRAGEDVLRGAVVLAKGERLSPASLGLAASLGLAHLSVVARPRVALFSTGDELVMPGDVPPEAMKPGAIYNSNRFFLRALLHRLGCEVSDLGIVPDKRDATLAALKTAADHHDLILTSGGVSVGEEDHIKPAVQQLGSLDLWQIAMKPGKPFAYGTVKRDAGAGADAAKPCHFIGLPGNPVSSFVTFLLLVRPFLLRLQGVEATALKATTLPAHFTLAKADKRREFLRVRRNAAGGLDLFPNQSSGVLTSVVWADGLVDNPAGSTIAHGDPVSFISLSDLLA, encoded by the coding sequence ATGACTTCGTCCCAACCTCCCCAACACCGCGCACCCCTGAAGTCGCTGGACGACGCTTTGGTCAATCTGCTCGCTCACGCGCGCCCCTTGACCGGCGTCGAGACCGTGACCAGCTTCGCGGCGGATGGCCGTGTGCTGGCGCAGGATCTGGTGTCTGCGCTGCAGGTGCCGCCCAATGACAACTCGTCCATGGACGGTTATGCCCTGCGGGCAGCCGACGTGACCGAGCCCGGCAAGGTGCTGGCCGTGACGCAGCGCATTGCCGCCGGCCACGCAGGCGAACCGCTGGAGCCCGGCACCTGCGCGCGCATCTTCACCGGTGCACCCATGCCCGCTGGTGCCGATGCGGTGGTGATGCAGGAAGACACCATCGAGGTGGGTGGCAGTATCCACGGAGTGCACATCCAGGCCGTTCCCCAGCCGGGGCAGTGGGTGCGACGAGCGGGCGAAGACGTCCTGCGAGGCGCCGTGGTGCTGGCGAAAGGCGAACGCCTGTCGCCCGCGAGCCTGGGTCTGGCCGCCAGCCTGGGCCTGGCGCACCTCAGCGTGGTGGCGCGCCCGCGCGTGGCGCTGTTTTCCACTGGCGACGAACTCGTGATGCCGGGCGATGTGCCGCCCGAGGCCATGAAGCCCGGCGCCATCTACAACTCCAACCGCTTTTTCCTGCGCGCGCTGCTGCACCGCCTGGGCTGTGAGGTGAGCGACCTGGGCATCGTGCCGGACAAGCGCGACGCGACGCTGGCCGCGCTCAAGACGGCGGCCGATCACCACGACCTCATCCTCACCAGCGGCGGTGTGTCGGTGGGCGAAGAAGACCACATCAAACCCGCCGTGCAGCAGCTCGGCAGCCTGGACCTCTGGCAGATCGCCATGAAGCCGGGCAAGCCGTTTGCCTACGGTACCGTGAAGCGCGACGCCGGGGCCGGCGCCGATGCGGCCAAGCCTTGCCACTTCATCGGTCTGCCCGGCAACCCGGTGTCCAGCTTCGTGACCTTCCTGCTCCTGGTGCGGCCTTTTCTGTTGCGTTTGCAAGGCGTCGAAGCAACGGCGCTGAAAGCCACCACGCTGCCTGCTCATTTCACGCTGGCCAAAGCCGACAAACGCCGCGAGTTCCTGCGCGTGCGCCGCAATGCTGCGGGTGGCCTCGATCTGTTCCCCAACCAGAGCTCGGGAGTGCTGACTTCGGTGGTGTGGGCCGACGGTCTGGTGGACAACCCGGCCGGCAGCACGATCGCCCACGGCGATCCGGTTTCATTCATTTCTTTGTCGGACCTGCTCGCATGA
- the mobB gene encoding molybdopterin-guanine dinucleotide biosynthesis protein B, which yields MRVVGFAGFSGSGKTTLVEQLIPALKLRGQRVSVVKHAHHSFDIDHPGKDTWRHREAGAFEVLAASPRRLVLMRELEAVAEHSVHDLLAQLRADVDWVLVEGFKQSNLPKVEVWRQSHGKPLRFPGDQHIVAIATDDAGALPVAAHCPVLDLNVADDVAAWLVDNAERFEYRTPLSL from the coding sequence ATGAGGGTCGTTGGATTCGCCGGCTTTTCGGGATCGGGCAAAACCACACTGGTCGAACAGCTGATTCCTGCGCTCAAGCTGCGTGGCCAGCGCGTGTCGGTGGTCAAGCACGCGCACCACAGCTTCGACATCGACCACCCGGGCAAGGACACCTGGCGCCACCGCGAAGCCGGCGCCTTCGAGGTGCTGGCCGCTTCGCCCAGACGGCTGGTGCTGATGCGCGAACTCGAAGCCGTCGCCGAGCATTCGGTGCACGACCTGCTGGCCCAGCTGCGCGCCGATGTCGACTGGGTGCTGGTCGAGGGCTTCAAGCAGAGCAACCTGCCCAAGGTCGAGGTCTGGCGTCAGAGTCACGGCAAGCCGCTGCGCTTTCCGGGCGATCAACACATCGTGGCCATCGCCACCGATGACGCCGGTGCGCTGCCGGTGGCTGCCCATTGCCCTGTGCTGGATTTGAACGTGGCCGATGACGTGGCTGCGTGGTTGGTCGACAATGCGGAGCGGTTTGAATACCGCACCCCGTTGAGCCTATGA
- the thrC gene encoding threonine synthase, with amino-acid sequence MLYLSTRGDPARKHFCEILLEGLAPDGGLYLPERYPQVDAATLARWREVFNQGAAGGYAALAFEVLSLYIDDIPPAHLRALCQRTYTEAVYGTPQIVPLKKLESGFYLEALSNGPTLAFKDMAMQLLGNLFEYELARRGEELNILGATSGDTGSAAEYAMRGKKGVRVFMLSPHGRMSPFQQAQMFSLMDENIHNIAIEGVFDDCQDIVKNVSNDLAFKRAHKIGTVNSINWARLLAQVVYYFAGYFQATSHDTERVSFTVPSGNFGNVCAGHVARQMGLPIDQLVVATNENDVLDEFFRTGVYRVRASADTHETSSPSMDISKASNFERFMFDLLGRDGARVKALFGDALAREGRFDLGADPAFADAAARYGFRSGKSTHQDRLDTIRDVFKRHGVMIDTHTADGVKVAREHLQPGVSMIVLETALPIKFAETIVEALGQQPHRPPQFEGIEDLPKRVRVMLASTAAVQAFVAEQCARA; translated from the coding sequence ATGCTGTACCTCTCCACGCGCGGCGACCCGGCGCGCAAGCACTTCTGCGAAATCCTGCTCGAAGGCCTCGCGCCCGATGGAGGTCTGTACCTGCCCGAGCGTTACCCGCAGGTCGATGCCGCCACGCTGGCGCGCTGGCGCGAAGTGTTCAACCAGGGGGCGGCCGGTGGCTACGCGGCGCTGGCCTTCGAAGTCCTCTCGCTCTACATCGACGACATTCCCCCCGCGCACCTGCGCGCGCTGTGCCAGAGGACCTACACCGAAGCGGTCTACGGCACCCCGCAGATCGTGCCGCTGAAGAAGCTGGAGTCAGGGTTCTACCTGGAAGCCCTGTCCAACGGCCCCACGCTGGCCTTCAAGGACATGGCGATGCAGTTGCTGGGCAATCTTTTCGAGTACGAACTGGCGCGCCGCGGCGAAGAACTCAACATCCTTGGTGCCACCTCGGGCGACACCGGCAGCGCGGCCGAATACGCCATGCGCGGCAAGAAGGGTGTGCGTGTGTTCATGCTCAGCCCGCACGGGCGCATGAGCCCGTTCCAGCAAGCGCAGATGTTCAGCCTGATGGACGAGAACATCCACAACATCGCGATCGAAGGCGTGTTCGACGACTGTCAGGACATCGTCAAGAACGTGAGCAACGACCTGGCGTTCAAGCGCGCGCACAAGATCGGCACCGTGAACTCGATCAACTGGGCGCGGCTGTTGGCGCAGGTGGTCTATTACTTTGCCGGCTACTTCCAGGCGACCAGCCACGACACCGAGCGCGTCTCCTTCACCGTGCCCAGCGGGAACTTCGGCAACGTGTGTGCCGGCCACGTGGCGCGCCAGATGGGCCTGCCGATCGATCAGCTGGTGGTGGCCACCAACGAGAACGACGTGCTCGACGAGTTCTTTCGCACCGGCGTGTACCGCGTGCGCGCCAGCGCCGACACGCACGAGACGTCGAGCCCGTCAATGGACATCTCCAAGGCCAGCAACTTCGAGCGCTTCATGTTCGACCTGCTCGGCCGTGACGGCGCCCGCGTCAAAGCGCTGTTCGGGGACGCGCTGGCACGCGAAGGTCGCTTTGACCTGGGTGCCGACCCGGCATTTGCAGACGCCGCCGCCCGCTATGGTTTTCGCAGCGGCAAGAGCACGCACCAGGACCGCCTCGATACGATCCGCGATGTGTTCAAGCGCCACGGCGTGATGATCGACACCCACACCGCCGATGGTGTGAAAGTGGCGCGCGAACACCTGCAGCCCGGCGTGTCCATGATCGTTCTGGAGACCGCGCTGCCGATCAAGTTCGCCGAGACCATCGTGGAAGCGTTGGGGCAGCAGCCGCACCGCCCGCCGCAGTTTGAAGGCATTGAAGACCTGCCCAAGCGCGTGCGCGTGATGCTGGCAAGCACCGCCGCCGTGCAGGCCTTTGTGGCCGAGCAGTGCGCCCGCGCATGA
- a CDS encoding homoserine dehydrogenase, which translates to MKPIQVGLLGIGTVGSGTFNVLQRNQEEIRRRAGRGIEITMVADLDTARAQSIVGPNVQVVNDARAVIANPDIDIVIELIGGYGIAKSLVMEAIAAGKHVVTANKALLAVHGTEIFAAASAKGVMVAFEAAVAGGIPIIKALREGLTANSIQWIAGIINGTTNFILSEMRDKGLDFAVVLKEAQRLGYAETDPTFDIEGVDAAHKVTLMSAIAFGIPVQFDKAYVEGITQLSATDIKYAEQLGYRIKLLGITKRTAQGIELRVHPSLVPAKRLIANVEGAMNAVVVQGDAVGTTLYYGKGAGSEPTASAVIADLVDITRLHTADPHHRVPHLAFQPDAMSDLSVLPMSEVVTSYYLRLRVADEAGVLAQVTGLLAGSGISIDAVLQREADEVSGEGGTSTDLIILTHNTREGTMNDALAQLQKLPTVLAPIVRIRKEELN; encoded by the coding sequence ATGAAACCGATCCAAGTAGGCCTTCTGGGCATAGGCACCGTGGGCAGCGGCACATTCAACGTGCTGCAGCGCAACCAGGAAGAGATCCGCCGGCGCGCCGGCCGTGGCATCGAGATCACCATGGTGGCCGACCTCGACACCGCACGTGCGCAGTCCATCGTGGGCCCGAACGTGCAGGTGGTGAACGATGCCCGTGCGGTCATTGCGAACCCCGACATCGACATCGTGATCGAGCTCATCGGCGGCTACGGCATCGCGAAGTCGCTGGTGATGGAAGCCATCGCCGCCGGCAAACACGTGGTCACGGCCAACAAGGCGCTGCTGGCGGTGCACGGCACCGAGATTTTTGCCGCGGCCTCGGCCAAAGGTGTGATGGTGGCGTTTGAAGCGGCGGTGGCCGGTGGCATTCCCATCATCAAGGCGCTGCGTGAGGGCCTCACGGCCAACAGCATCCAGTGGATCGCCGGCATCATCAACGGCACAACCAACTTCATCCTCTCCGAAATGCGCGACAAAGGCCTGGACTTTGCCGTCGTGCTCAAGGAGGCACAGCGGCTGGGCTACGCCGAGACCGACCCGACCTTCGACATCGAGGGTGTGGACGCTGCACACAAGGTCACGCTCATGAGCGCGATCGCCTTCGGCATCCCGGTGCAATTCGACAAGGCCTATGTGGAAGGCATCACCCAGCTGAGCGCCACCGACATCAAGTACGCCGAACAGCTCGGCTACCGCATCAAGCTGCTGGGCATCACCAAGCGCACAGCCCAGGGCATCGAGCTGCGTGTGCATCCCAGTCTGGTGCCGGCCAAGCGCCTGATCGCCAATGTGGAAGGCGCGATGAACGCGGTGGTGGTGCAGGGCGATGCCGTGGGCACCACGCTGTACTACGGCAAGGGTGCGGGCAGCGAGCCCACCGCCAGCGCCGTGATCGCCGACCTGGTCGACATCACGCGCCTGCACACCGCCGACCCGCACCACCGCGTGCCGCACCTGGCCTTCCAGCCCGATGCGATGAGCGATTTGAGCGTGCTGCCCATGAGCGAGGTGGTGACGAGCTATTACCTGCGCCTGCGCGTGGCCGACGAGGCCGGCGTGCTCGCCCAGGTCACCGGTCTGCTGGCGGGCTCGGGCATCAGCATCGACGCGGTGCTGCAGCGCGAGGCCGACGAGGTGAGTGGCGAAGGCGGCACGTCCACGGATCTGATCATCCTCACGCACAACACCCGCGAAGGCACCATGAACGACGCCCTGGCACAGCTGCAGAAGCTGCCCACCGTGCTCGCACCCATCGTGCGCATCCGCAAGGAAGAGCTGAACTGA